In the Telopea speciosissima isolate NSW1024214 ecotype Mountain lineage chromosome 2, Tspe_v1, whole genome shotgun sequence genome, one interval contains:
- the LOC122652426 gene encoding UDP-glycosyltransferase 90A1-like: MSSNSSLHIVIFPFMSKGHIIPMLNLTRLLLLRHGITVTIFTTRANSPFIRQSLSVQHPINIVELEFPADIPELPPGVESTDRLPSMSLFVPFANATKLMQSDFERVLENLSESSGVSCIISDGFFGWTQQSAEKLGIPRLVFYGMNNYVMTICRVLALDRSHLKLGPDESFTVPGFPSVKLTKNDFDPEFNEPEPKGPHIEFVMEVAIATSKSQGLLVNSFSELEPAYLDYWNREFCPKAWCVGPLCLAEPPKVHRDQKPEWIKFLDLKSAEDRSVLYVAFGSQAEISEEQLREIAVGLERSEVCFLWVVRSKVEGLEERVEGRGLVVREWVDQVEILRHESVKGFMSHCGWNSTMESICASVPILAWPMMAEQPLNARMVADELGVGLRIVANNGSVRGFVGSEIVEKMVRELMEGEEGKEARKKVKDIGEAATEAMEGGSSWRTLDQLIDETCRKKNP; this comes from the coding sequence atgtcttCTAATTCATCTTTGCATATTGTGATCTTCCCTTTCATGTCAAAAGGCCACATCATCCCGATGCTCAACCTTACtcgactcctcctcctccgtcACGGCATCACCGTCACCATCTTCACCACCCGAGCAAATTCTCCCTTCATCCGTCAATCTCTATCTGTTCAACACCCAATCAACATCGTCGAACTAGAGTTCCCTGCCGACATCCCTGAACTCCCACCGGGTGTCGAGAGCACCGATCGTCTACCTTCAATGTCTCTCTTCGTCCCCTTCGCTAACGCAACCAAGCTGATGCAATCCGATTTCGAACGAGTCCTCGAGAACCTCTCCGAGTCTAGTGGGGTCAGCTGCATAATCTCCGATGGCTTCTTCGGTTGGACTCAGCAGTCAGCAGAGAAGTTGGGAATCCCAAGATTGGTTTTCTACGGCATGAACAACTACGTCATGACGATTTGCCGAGTCCTAGCCCTGGATCGTTCTCATTTGAAACTCGGCCCGGACGAGTCTTTCACGGTGCCTGGGTTCCCATCGGTCAAGCTTACCAAAAATGACTTTGACCCAGAATTCAACGAACCGGAACCGAAGGGTCCGCATATCGAGTTCGTGATGGAAGTAGCCATAGCGACGTCCAAAAGCCAGGGTCTCCTCGTCAATAGCTTCAGCGAACTCGAGCCGGCCTACTTGGATTACTGGAACCGTGAGTTTTGCCCCAAGGCCTGGTGTGTCGGACCCCTCTGCTTGGCTGAACCGCCGAAGGTCCACCGGGATCAGAAACCCGAATGGATCAAATTTCTCGACCTGAAATCGGCCGAGGACCGGTCCGTTTTATATGTGGCGTTTGGTTCACAGGCGGAGATCTCGGAGGAGCAGCTACGAGAGATAGCTGTTGGGCTGGAGCGGTCGGAGGTGTGTTTTTTATGGGTGGTGAGATCGAAGGTGGAAGGGTTGGAAGAGAGGGTGGAGGGGAGAGGATTGGTGGTGAGGGAGTGGGTGGACCAGGTGGAGATACTCCGGCATGAGAGTGTGAAGGGGTTCATGAGTCACTGCGGTTGGAACTCGACGATGGAGAGTATATGTGCGTCGGTTCCGATATTGGCCTGGCCCATGATGGCGGAGCAACCCTTGAACGCTCGCATGGTGGCGGATGAGCTTGGTGTGGGACTGAGGATTGTGGCAAACAATGGGTCGGTTCGTGGGTTTGTGGGTTCGGAGATAGTGGAGAAGATGGTGAGAGAATTGAtggagggagaagagggaaaggaggcgaggaagaaggtgaaggatATTGGAGAGGCTGCTACGGAGGCCATGGAAGGTGGATCGTCCTGGCGCACATTAGACCAACTCATCGATGAGACCTGCAGGAAGAAGAATCCATGA